One window of the Klebsiella oxytoca genome contains the following:
- a CDS encoding very short patch repair endonuclease, translating into MADVHDKATRSKNMRAIGTRDTAIEKRLAGLLVRSGFFFTVQDASLPGRPDFVVADYQCVIFTHGCFWHHHDCYLFKVPATRTEFWLDKIAKNVARDRRDIGLLVEQGWRVLVVWECALRGRKKLNDEALGERLEEWICGGDQCAQIDTQGIGLLDVTSVPYRR; encoded by the coding sequence ATGGCTGACGTGCACGATAAAGCCACCCGTAGTAAAAATATGCGCGCGATCGGCACCCGCGATACGGCAATTGAGAAGCGGCTTGCGGGGCTGCTGGTGCGTTCTGGATTTTTCTTCACCGTACAGGATGCCTCTCTACCGGGACGCCCGGATTTTGTAGTGGCAGACTATCAGTGCGTTATCTTTACCCACGGCTGCTTCTGGCATCATCACGATTGCTATCTGTTTAAGGTTCCCGCGACGCGAACCGAATTCTGGCTGGATAAGATAGCCAAAAACGTGGCACGGGATCGCCGGGACATTGGGTTACTGGTAGAGCAGGGATGGCGGGTGCTGGTGGTCTGGGAGTGCGCGCTGCGCGGGCGAAAGAAGCTTAATGATGAAGCGCTGGGCGAGCGTCTGGAAGAGTGGATCTGCGGCGGCGACCAGTGCGCGCAGATCGATACTCAAGGCATAGGTCTGCTAGACGTTACTTCTGTTCCTTACAGGAGATGA
- the tcyJ gene encoding cystine ABC transporter substrate-binding protein, whose translation MKLALLGRQALMGAMAVVLMAGVSTQTFAAENLLSQVKERGALRVGLEGTYPPFSYQGDDGKLTGFEVDFANELAKHLGVKADLKPTKWDGMLASLDSKRIDVVINQVTISDERKKKYDFSTPYTVSGIQALVKKGNEGVIKTAADLKGKKVGVGLGTNYEEWLRQNVQGVDIRTYDDDPTKYQDLRVGRIDAILVDRLAALDLVKKTGDTLAVTGEAFSRQESGVALRKGNEDLLKAVDGAIADMQKDGSLKALSEKWFGADVTR comes from the coding sequence ATGAAACTTGCATTGTTGGGTCGTCAAGCGCTGATGGGCGCAATGGCCGTAGTTTTGATGGCTGGCGTCAGCACACAAACCTTCGCGGCTGAAAATCTGCTTAGCCAGGTTAAAGAGCGCGGCGCTTTACGTGTTGGCCTCGAAGGAACCTATCCGCCTTTTAGCTACCAGGGCGATGATGGCAAGTTAACCGGTTTCGAGGTGGATTTTGCCAATGAGCTGGCGAAACATTTAGGAGTGAAAGCAGACCTCAAGCCTACAAAGTGGGACGGTATGCTCGCTTCGCTGGACTCTAAGCGTATCGATGTGGTGATAAACCAGGTAACCATTTCCGATGAGCGTAAGAAAAAATATGACTTCTCGACGCCATACACCGTTTCCGGCATTCAGGCGCTGGTGAAGAAAGGCAACGAAGGGGTCATTAAAACCGCAGCTGACCTGAAAGGTAAGAAGGTTGGCGTAGGTCTGGGCACCAACTATGAAGAGTGGCTGCGCCAGAACGTTCAGGGCGTCGATATTCGCACTTATGATGATGACCCGACGAAATATCAGGACCTGCGCGTAGGTCGTATCGACGCGATTCTGGTTGACCGTCTGGCCGCGCTGGATCTGGTGAAGAAAACCGGCGATACCCTTGCTGTCACCGGTGAAGCCTTCTCCCGTCAGGAGTCCGGCGTAGCGCTGCGTAAAGGCAACGAAGACCTGCTGAAAGCGGTTGACGGCGCCATTGCCGATATGCAAAAAGACGGCAGCCTGAAGGCACTGTCCGAAAAATGGTTTGGCGCTGACGTGACCAGGTAA
- the yodD gene encoding YodD family peroxide/acid resistance protein codes for MNTAKENKGVGNVDVDALLAAINEISESEVQRTRDDPYRVSIDGRDYHTWRELAEAFELDIHDFSVTEANR; via the coding sequence ATGAACACCGCCAAAGAAAATAAAGGTGTGGGAAACGTTGATGTTGACGCCCTGCTGGCGGCGATTAATGAGATCAGCGAAAGTGAAGTGCAGCGCACGCGGGACGATCCTTATCGCGTCAGTATTGATGGTCGGGACTACCATACCTGGCGTGAACTGGCTGAAGCCTTTGAACTTGATATCCATGACTTTAGCGTCACAGAAGCCAATCGCTGA
- the dsrB gene encoding protein DsrB: MQVNDRVTVKTDGGPRRPGVVLAIESFSEGVMYLVALEDYPLGIWFFNENGHPDGIFVERDE, encoded by the coding sequence ATGCAGGTAAACGATCGTGTCACGGTAAAGACCGATGGCGGCCCACGTCGACCGGGTGTTGTGCTGGCAATAGAGTCGTTTAGCGAAGGGGTAATGTATCTGGTTGCGCTGGAAGATTATCCCCTGGGGATCTGGTTTTTTAACGAGAACGGGCATCCTGACGGAATTTTCGTTGAGCGAGACGAGTGA
- a CDS encoding DUF808 domain-containing protein, with amino-acid sequence MAGSSLLTLLDDIATLLDDISVMGKLAAKKTAGVLGDDLSLNAQQVTGVRANRELPVVWGVAKGSLINKVILVPLALLISAFIPWAITPLLMLGGAFLCFEGVEKVLHSLQARKHKEDPQVRQQRLEALANQDPMAFERDKVKGAVRTDFILSAEIVAITLGIVAEAPLLNQILILSGIALLVTVGVYGLVGIIVKLDDMGYWLVDKTSALAQWSGKALLAIAPRLMKVLSVVGTLAMFLVGGGIVVHGITPLHHAIENLAHGQNGVIASLLPTAANLVLGFIIGAIVLAGVKAIAGLRRSAE; translated from the coding sequence TTGGCGGGAAGTAGTCTTTTAACCTTATTGGATGATATTGCCACTTTACTTGATGATATTTCGGTCATGGGGAAACTGGCAGCAAAAAAAACGGCTGGCGTACTGGGAGATGATTTATCGCTTAATGCTCAGCAGGTTACCGGCGTGCGGGCCAATCGTGAACTACCGGTCGTCTGGGGCGTAGCCAAAGGTTCACTTATCAATAAAGTGATTCTGGTGCCGTTGGCGTTGTTGATCAGCGCTTTTATCCCGTGGGCGATTACGCCGCTGCTGATGCTGGGGGGCGCATTTCTGTGTTTTGAAGGCGTCGAGAAGGTGCTGCACAGCCTACAGGCGCGTAAACACAAAGAAGACCCGCAGGTTCGTCAGCAGCGGCTTGAAGCCCTGGCAAATCAAGACCCCATGGCATTTGAACGGGACAAGGTAAAAGGCGCGGTACGGACAGATTTTATTCTGTCTGCGGAAATTGTCGCTATCACGCTTGGGATTGTCGCCGAAGCGCCGTTGCTGAATCAGATCCTGATTTTGTCCGGCATTGCGTTACTGGTGACGGTTGGGGTGTATGGTCTGGTGGGAATTATCGTCAAGCTTGATGATATGGGCTACTGGCTGGTAGATAAAACCAGCGCGCTGGCCCAGTGGTCAGGTAAGGCTTTGTTGGCGATAGCTCCCCGCCTGATGAAAGTGTTATCCGTGGTGGGCACGCTGGCGATGTTCCTGGTCGGCGGCGGTATCGTCGTTCATGGGATTACACCATTGCATCATGCCATCGAAAACCTGGCGCACGGGCAAAATGGCGTGATTGCCTCGTTGTTGCCAACGGCTGCAAACCTGGTGTTGGGATTTATTATTGGCGCGATCGTGCTGGCCGGAGTGAAAGCGATAGCCGGTCTTCGTCGTTCGGCGGAGTAA
- the yedD gene encoding lipoprotein YedD has product MKKIAFAGALLALAGCVQVDSYNDVVKAPAPAGLEGYWQSAGPQREMMSPEAIATLIVTKDGDTLDCRQWQRVIVMPGKLMKRNDAVYNVTSAVDVYPIEREGDTLSYDRMSLKRVDRLTPECEQAWKKATAPANGQ; this is encoded by the coding sequence ATGAAAAAGATAGCGTTTGCTGGCGCACTGCTGGCCCTCGCCGGGTGTGTTCAGGTTGATAGCTACAACGATGTTGTTAAAGCACCGGCGCCTGCGGGGCTGGAGGGGTACTGGCAGTCGGCAGGCCCGCAGCGTGAAATGATGAGCCCGGAAGCGATTGCAACTCTGATCGTGACTAAAGACGGCGATACGCTTGATTGCCGACAGTGGCAGCGGGTTATCGTTATGCCGGGTAAATTAATGAAGCGTAATGACGCAGTATATAATGTAACCTCCGCTGTGGATGTGTATCCGATTGAGCGGGAAGGGGATACGCTAAGCTACGACCGGATGTCGCTCAAGCGGGTCGATCGCCTCACTCCGGAGTGTGAACAGGCCTGGAAAAAAGCTACAGCGCCTGCAAACGGGCAGTGA
- the dcyD gene encoding D-cysteine desulfhydrase, producing the protein MSLQNLTLFPRLELIGAPTPLEYLPRLSDYLGREIFIKRDDVTPLAMGGNKLRKLEFLAADALREGADTLITAGAIQSNHVRQTAAVAAKLGLHCVALLENPIGTRAENYLTNGNRLLLDLFNTQVEMCDALTDPNAQLEELATRIEAQGYRPYVIPVGGSNALGALGYVESALEIAQQCEGAVELSSVVVASGSAGTHAGLAVGLEQLMPNTELIGVTVSRKVVDQLPKVVALQQAVASSLELEARVGIQLWDDYFAPGYGTPNDEGMAAVKLLAQLEGILLDPVYTGKAMAGLIDGINQKRFKDEGPILFVHTGGAPALFAYHPHI; encoded by the coding sequence ATGTCACTGCAAAATTTAACCCTATTTCCGCGCCTGGAGCTGATTGGCGCGCCGACGCCGCTTGAATATCTGCCGCGTTTGTCCGATTACCTTGGCCGTGAAATCTTCATTAAGCGCGATGACGTGACACCGCTTGCGATGGGCGGCAACAAGCTACGCAAGCTGGAGTTTCTGGCAGCTGATGCGCTGCGTGAAGGCGCCGATACGTTGATAACCGCAGGAGCTATCCAGTCTAACCATGTTCGCCAGACGGCGGCAGTGGCGGCAAAGCTGGGTCTGCACTGCGTGGCGCTGCTGGAAAATCCAATTGGTACCCGGGCTGAGAACTACCTGACTAATGGTAACCGACTGCTGCTTGACCTGTTTAATACCCAGGTCGAGATGTGCGATGCGTTGACCGATCCGAATGCGCAGCTGGAAGAACTGGCGACCCGAATTGAAGCTCAGGGTTACCGTCCGTATGTCATCCCGGTGGGCGGGTCGAACGCGCTTGGCGCGCTTGGTTACGTCGAGAGCGCGCTGGAAATTGCGCAGCAGTGCGAAGGGGCGGTGGAACTCTCTTCCGTCGTTGTCGCATCCGGCAGCGCGGGCACGCATGCGGGCCTCGCGGTGGGCCTTGAGCAACTGATGCCAAATACCGAGTTAATTGGCGTTACCGTGTCGCGTAAAGTCGTCGACCAACTGCCTAAAGTCGTTGCGCTACAGCAGGCGGTGGCAAGTAGCCTGGAACTTGAGGCCAGGGTCGGCATTCAGCTTTGGGACGATTACTTTGCGCCGGGTTACGGGACGCCGAACGATGAAGGAATGGCGGCGGTGAAGCTGCTGGCGCAGCTCGAAGGCATTCTGCTGGATCCGGTTTATACCGGTAAAGCGATGGCCGGGCTGATTGATGGTATCAATCAGAAGCGCTTTAAGGATGAAGGTCCAATACTGTTTGTTCATACCGGCGGCGCGCCTGCGCTATTCGCCTATCATCCCCATATCTAA
- the tcyL gene encoding cystine ABC transporter permease yields MQESIQLVIDSAPFLLKGAVFTLQLSIGGMFFGLVLGFILALMRMSPVWPVKWLARMYISIFRGTPLIAQLFMIYYGLPQFGIELDPVPAAMIGLSLNTAAYAAETLRAAIASIDKGQWEAAASIGMTRWQAMRRAILPQAARVALPPLSNSFISLVKDTSLAATIQVPELFRQAQLITSRTLEVFTMYLAASLIYWIMATVLSTLQNYFENQLNRQERDPK; encoded by the coding sequence ATGCAAGAGAGTATCCAACTGGTTATTGATTCCGCGCCTTTTCTGCTGAAGGGGGCGGTATTTACGCTCCAGCTCAGCATCGGCGGCATGTTTTTTGGTCTGGTGCTGGGGTTTATTCTGGCGCTAATGCGGATGTCGCCCGTCTGGCCAGTAAAATGGCTGGCGCGAATGTACATCTCCATTTTTCGTGGAACGCCGCTGATCGCGCAGCTGTTTATGATCTATTACGGCTTGCCGCAGTTCGGCATTGAGCTGGATCCTGTTCCCGCAGCGATGATAGGGCTGTCGCTGAACACAGCGGCCTATGCGGCGGAAACGCTGCGCGCGGCAATTGCCTCTATTGATAAAGGGCAGTGGGAAGCAGCTGCCAGTATTGGAATGACGCGCTGGCAGGCGATGCGCCGGGCGATTCTTCCACAGGCCGCGCGCGTCGCGCTACCGCCGCTCTCCAACAGTTTTATCAGCCTGGTGAAAGATACCTCGCTGGCCGCAACTATCCAGGTACCAGAACTGTTCCGGCAGGCGCAGTTGATTACCTCGCGTACGCTTGAGGTTTTCACCATGTACCTGGCCGCTTCGCTTATTTACTGGATAATGGCAACGGTACTTTCCACGCTGCAAAACTACTTTGAAAATCAGCTGAACCGCCAGGAGCGTGATCCAAAATGA
- the tcyN gene encoding L-cystine ABC transporter ATP-binding protein TcyN: protein MSAIEVKNLVKKFHGQTVLHGIDLEVQEGEVVAIIGPSGSGKTTLLRSINLLEQPESGTIRVGEVTIDTARSINQQKAAIRRLRQHVGFVFQNFNLFPHRTVIENIIEGPVIVKGEDKNESIVRARELLTKVGLTGKENSYPRRLSGGQQQRVAIARALAMRPDVILFDEPTSALDPELVGEVLNTIRQLAQEKRTMVIVTHEMSFARDVADRAIFMDQGRIVEQGEAKSLFANPQQPRTRQFLEKFLMQ from the coding sequence ATGAGTGCGATAGAAGTAAAAAACCTGGTGAAAAAATTTCATGGTCAAACGGTGCTCCATGGCATCGACCTTGAGGTTCAGGAGGGGGAAGTGGTGGCGATTATCGGCCCCAGCGGCTCGGGTAAAACCACTCTGCTCCGCAGTATTAATCTTCTGGAACAGCCGGAAAGCGGCACCATTCGCGTCGGTGAAGTGACTATCGATACCGCGCGCAGCATCAATCAGCAGAAAGCGGCTATTCGCCGCTTGCGCCAGCATGTTGGCTTTGTATTTCAAAACTTTAACCTTTTCCCGCACCGTACGGTGATAGAAAACATTATTGAAGGGCCGGTTATCGTCAAAGGGGAGGATAAAAATGAGTCCATCGTCCGCGCGCGCGAGCTGTTAACAAAGGTTGGCCTTACCGGTAAAGAAAATAGCTATCCGCGTCGTTTATCCGGCGGGCAGCAGCAGCGCGTGGCGATTGCTCGCGCGCTAGCGATGCGTCCGGATGTCATCCTTTTTGATGAGCCAACGTCGGCGTTAGATCCCGAACTGGTAGGGGAAGTACTTAATACTATTCGCCAGCTGGCGCAAGAGAAACGCACGATGGTCATCGTGACGCATGAGATGAGCTTTGCCCGCGACGTGGCGGACCGCGCTATTTTCATGGATCAAGGACGCATCGTCGAGCAGGGGGAAGCGAAATCACTGTTTGCCAATCCTCAGCAGCCGCGAACCCGGCAGTTCCTCGAAAAATTCCTGATGCAGTAA
- the dgcQ gene encoding cellulose biosynthesis regulator diguanylate cyclase DgcQ yields MDKPMWVKKLRQILSPGYVVNLCFFFVFCFSTLLIWREIKVLEEAYVANQRNNLENVAHDFDSLLQFNIDRMIFFRNGMQSALGTPLDFSVLRKAEEDYLAKRHDPIWSVEIHNRRTLPVYGVADAFVDGDELLTRDNPYSGNELMATLELGYMLRLANNNRGFAKRMLYVSRSGFFTTTEQPKNATQALALYSRSTSDSWFIRQTQRNNPARGIIWQTFPDDKSQREMQVVTASIPLDFQRYWLGVLAMDFSVQEMKAFLVNAIKTGQEGEYQLYDNRLNLIASSAPGNVLTPLSPPEQELLSGAFAQDNRGGIRLVTRYISWEKLRNFDGVLIRIHTIREGVRGDFGSITIALMLMWLMFTLMLMLSWWVIRRMVRNMSVLQTSLEWQAWHDALTRLLNRGALFERATAATRLSERQKRSIAVIQLDLDYFKSVNDLHGHHAGDRVLSLVASTISSHIREDDLAGRVGGEEFCIVLPNTGLKDAKVIAERIRIRINSREILLGNSTSLRITASFGVSCSEDSSDYNFENLQSIADHRLYLAKQNGRNQVCAEG; encoded by the coding sequence ATGGATAAGCCGATGTGGGTGAAAAAACTGCGCCAGATTTTAAGCCCCGGATATGTGGTGAATCTCTGTTTTTTTTTCGTCTTCTGTTTTTCCACGCTGCTGATATGGCGTGAGATCAAGGTTCTGGAAGAGGCCTACGTCGCAAACCAGCGCAACAATCTTGAAAATGTTGCTCATGATTTCGATAGCTTGCTGCAGTTTAATATCGACAGAATGATTTTTTTTCGTAACGGCATGCAGTCAGCGCTGGGAACGCCGCTGGATTTTTCCGTGCTGCGCAAGGCTGAGGAAGATTATTTAGCAAAGCGACATGATCCAATATGGTCCGTTGAGATTCACAATCGACGGACGCTGCCGGTCTATGGCGTTGCCGATGCCTTTGTCGACGGCGACGAGCTTCTTACTCGCGATAATCCCTATTCCGGTAACGAGCTAATGGCAACCCTTGAGCTTGGTTATATGCTGCGTTTAGCCAATAACAACCGCGGTTTTGCCAAGCGTATGCTGTACGTATCGCGCAGCGGGTTTTTTACCACCACCGAGCAGCCAAAAAATGCAACGCAGGCGCTGGCGCTTTATTCTCGATCAACGAGCGACTCGTGGTTTATCCGACAAACGCAGCGTAATAATCCTGCGCGCGGCATCATATGGCAAACATTTCCCGACGACAAATCGCAGCGAGAAATGCAGGTAGTAACGGCCTCTATTCCGCTTGATTTCCAGCGCTATTGGCTCGGCGTTCTGGCAATGGATTTCTCAGTACAAGAAATGAAAGCGTTTCTGGTCAATGCGATAAAAACGGGTCAGGAAGGTGAATATCAGCTTTATGATAATCGGCTTAACCTGATTGCATCTTCTGCGCCGGGCAACGTGCTGACGCCGCTCTCTCCGCCGGAACAGGAACTGTTGAGCGGCGCGTTTGCCCAGGATAATCGCGGAGGGATTCGCCTGGTCACGCGTTATATCAGTTGGGAAAAATTACGCAATTTCGATGGGGTGCTGATCCGTATTCATACCATCCGGGAAGGCGTACGCGGTGATTTTGGTAGCATCACTATTGCTCTGATGCTGATGTGGCTGATGTTCACCCTGATGCTAATGCTCTCCTGGTGGGTTATTCGTCGAATGGTGCGCAACATGAGCGTGCTGCAGACTTCCCTGGAATGGCAGGCCTGGCATGATGCATTGACCCGGTTATTAAACCGCGGAGCCCTGTTTGAGCGCGCAACTGCCGCGACCCGCCTGAGCGAGCGCCAGAAGCGCTCGATTGCAGTGATTCAGCTCGACCTGGATTACTTCAAAAGCGTTAATGACCTGCATGGCCATCATGCGGGGGACCGTGTGCTGTCGCTGGTGGCCAGTACTATCTCCAGCCATATTCGTGAAGACGATCTCGCCGGAAGGGTTGGTGGGGAGGAGTTTTGCATAGTGCTGCCCAACACGGGGTTAAAAGATGCGAAGGTGATTGCCGAACGCATTCGTATACGAATTAATAGCCGCGAAATTTTACTGGGCAACAGCACGTCTTTGCGTATTACTGCTTCGTTTGGCGTGAGCTGTAGCGAGGATTCCAGCGATTATAACTTTGAAAATCTGCAGTCGATAGCCGATCATCGTTTGTATCTGGCCAAGCAGAACGGGCGTAATCAGGTCTGTGCTGAAGGTTGA
- the rcsA gene encoding transcriptional regulator RcsA, which translates to MSTIIMDLCSFTRLGLTGYLTSRGVRKRDITEVHNAPNLKAICETSRPTVVFINEDCFIHHEESNQHMRQIISQYPATLFVIFMSLANIHFDHYLLVRKNLLICSKSLTEKDLDDILANRLKYENYRPTRLNIPTLSLSQTESNMLQMWMAGHGTSHISAQMNIKAKTVSSHKGNIKKKIQTHNKQVIYHIVRLTENITTGIHVNLR; encoded by the coding sequence ATGTCAACGATTATCATGGATTTGTGTAGCTTCACCCGGCTGGGGTTAACCGGGTACCTGACCAGCAGAGGAGTCAGGAAACGCGATATCACGGAAGTCCATAATGCGCCAAACCTGAAAGCTATCTGTGAGACCAGCCGCCCAACTGTAGTATTTATTAATGAGGATTGCTTTATCCACCACGAAGAGAGCAATCAGCATATGCGTCAAATCATTAGCCAGTATCCCGCAACGCTATTTGTTATCTTTATGTCGCTGGCGAATATCCATTTCGACCACTACCTGCTGGTACGCAAAAACTTACTTATTTGCTCTAAATCACTGACCGAAAAAGATCTTGATGATATTCTCGCCAACCGCCTTAAATATGAGAACTATCGTCCTACCCGGCTTAATATACCAACCCTTTCCTTAAGCCAGACAGAATCAAATATGCTTCAGATGTGGATGGCCGGACACGGGACCTCGCACATATCAGCACAGATGAACATAAAGGCCAAGACAGTCTCATCGCACAAAGGCAATATTAAAAAGAAAATTCAAACCCACAATAAGCAGGTGATTTATCACATCGTGAGGTTGACTGAAAACATCACTACCGGAATTCATGTCAACCTGCGTTGA
- the yedA gene encoding drug/metabolite exporter YedA yields the protein MSTRQLLPLIGALFALYIIWGSTYFAIAIGVASWPPLMMAGVRFLSAGAVLTAWLLATGHKLPARRPLLNAALIGILLLAVGNGFVTLAEHQHVPSGIAAVMVATVPLFTLCFSRFFGIATRKLEWLGIAIGLAGIVLLNSGGNLNGNPWGAQLILIGSMSWAFGSVYGSRIELPTGMMAGAIEMLAAGLVLMMASALTGEKLTQMPSWSGIFAVAYLAIFGSLIAINAYMYLIRNVTPAVATSYAYVNPVVAVLLGTGFAGESLSSVEWLALGIIIFAVILVTLGKYLFPARREIISCKEQK from the coding sequence ATGTCTACCCGTCAGCTGTTACCGCTCATCGGGGCGTTGTTCGCGTTGTATATCATCTGGGGTTCAACCTATTTCGCTATCGCCATTGGCGTCGCCAGCTGGCCTCCTCTGATGATGGCTGGCGTGCGTTTTCTTTCCGCAGGCGCGGTGCTGACCGCCTGGCTGCTCGCCACCGGCCATAAGCTCCCTGCGCGAAGACCGCTGCTCAATGCGGCGCTAATTGGTATTTTGCTGCTGGCAGTGGGTAACGGTTTTGTCACGCTTGCCGAACACCAGCACGTTCCCTCAGGTATTGCGGCGGTGATGGTTGCGACGGTGCCGCTGTTCACCCTATGTTTTAGCCGTTTTTTTGGTATTGCGACCCGTAAACTTGAGTGGCTGGGTATCGCCATTGGTCTGGCAGGTATCGTCTTGCTCAACAGCGGCGGCAATCTGAATGGTAATCCCTGGGGAGCGCAGCTGATTCTGATCGGCTCTATGAGCTGGGCTTTTGGTTCCGTCTACGGCTCGCGAATTGAACTCCCGACGGGCATGATGGCGGGCGCAATAGAGATGCTGGCAGCGGGGCTCGTGCTGATGATGGCCTCCGCGCTGACCGGAGAAAAATTAACCCAAATGCCATCCTGGTCCGGCATTTTTGCCGTCGCCTATCTGGCTATCTTCGGTTCGCTTATTGCCATCAATGCCTATATGTATTTGATTCGTAACGTCACCCCGGCCGTAGCAACCAGCTATGCCTACGTTAACCCGGTGGTCGCCGTTCTGCTGGGCACCGGTTTTGCCGGGGAAAGTTTGTCTTCCGTAGAGTGGCTGGCGCTCGGAATCATTATCTTCGCGGTCATTCTGGTGACGCTTGGCAAATACCTGTTCCCTGCACGCCGTGAAATCATCTCCTGTAAGGAACAGAAGTAA
- a CDS encoding YodC family protein translates to MVLLVSDEVRRKNGGPRMVVTGFASGMVECRWYDGYGVKREAFREDELIRGGGGKLNHA, encoded by the coding sequence ATGGTCTTGTTGGTCAGTGATGAAGTTAGACGGAAAAACGGTGGCCCGCGCATGGTTGTTACCGGGTTTGCCAGCGGCATGGTTGAATGTCGCTGGTATGACGGTTACGGCGTAAAACGTGAGGCCTTTCGTGAGGATGAACTCATACGCGGAGGGGGAGGGAAGCTAAATCACGCCTGA
- the amyA gene encoding alpha-amylase encodes MKNPTLLQCFHWYYPTGGELWREVEALAPNLNEIGINMIWLPPAYKGASGGYSVGYDSYDLFDLGEFDQKGSVATKYGDKAELLAAISALRQHDIAVLLDVVVNHKMGADEKEAVRIQRVDQNDRTQIAEEIVECEAWTRYTFPVRAGKYSEFIWDYKCFSGIDHIENPDEDGVFKIVNDYTGEGWNEQVDDEMGNFDYLMGENIDFRNRAVTEEIKYWARWVMEQTGCDGFRLDAVKHIPAWFYKEWIDHVQEVATKPLFIVAEYWSHEVDKLQQYISMVDGKTLLFDAPLQMKFHEASRQGRDYDMSQIFSGTLVEADPFHAVTLVTNHDTQPLQALEAPVEAWFKPLAYALILLRENGVPSVFYADLFGASYEDTGGDGETYAIEMPVIEQLHELIDARQRFAHGVQTLWFDHPNCIAFSRSGTEEDPGCVVVLSNGDDGEKTLPLGENYGNKRWRDFLGNREEVIETDDEGNGVFTCNGGSVSVWVIEEVL; translated from the coding sequence ATGAAAAACCCCACGTTACTGCAGTGCTTTCACTGGTACTATCCCACCGGCGGCGAATTATGGCGTGAAGTAGAAGCCCTCGCGCCAAACCTCAACGAAATCGGCATCAATATGATTTGGTTGCCTCCAGCCTATAAAGGCGCTTCCGGAGGATACTCCGTTGGTTACGATAGCTACGATCTGTTTGACCTCGGCGAGTTCGATCAAAAAGGCTCTGTCGCCACTAAATATGGCGATAAAGCTGAGCTCCTGGCTGCCATATCCGCGCTCCGCCAGCACGATATCGCCGTGCTGCTTGATGTCGTGGTTAACCACAAAATGGGAGCTGATGAAAAAGAGGCAGTGCGTATTCAACGTGTCGATCAAAACGACCGCACACAAATTGCCGAAGAGATAGTTGAATGTGAAGCGTGGACGCGTTACACCTTCCCGGTTCGCGCCGGCAAGTACTCCGAATTTATCTGGGACTATAAGTGTTTTAGCGGTATCGACCATATTGAGAACCCTGATGAAGATGGCGTGTTTAAAATCGTCAATGACTATACCGGAGAGGGCTGGAACGAGCAGGTTGATGATGAGATGGGGAACTTCGACTACCTGATGGGCGAAAATATCGACTTTCGCAATCGGGCGGTAACGGAAGAGATTAAGTACTGGGCACGCTGGGTAATGGAACAGACAGGCTGCGATGGTTTCCGCCTCGATGCGGTTAAGCACATCCCTGCCTGGTTTTATAAAGAATGGATCGACCACGTGCAGGAAGTCGCGACCAAACCGCTGTTTATCGTCGCGGAATACTGGTCACATGAAGTCGATAAGCTGCAGCAGTATATCTCCATGGTTGACGGCAAAACGCTGCTGTTCGATGCCCCTCTACAGATGAAGTTTCACGAAGCCTCACGGCAGGGTCGCGATTACGACATGAGCCAGATTTTCAGCGGCACCCTGGTGGAAGCCGATCCGTTCCATGCCGTGACCCTGGTGACCAATCATGACACCCAGCCGCTACAGGCGCTGGAAGCGCCGGTAGAGGCCTGGTTCAAGCCGCTGGCTTATGCCCTGATTTTATTACGTGAAAATGGCGTGCCATCGGTATTTTATGCGGACCTGTTCGGCGCCAGCTATGAGGATACCGGCGGCGATGGTGAAACCTACGCCATTGAGATGCCGGTTATTGAGCAGCTACATGAACTGATCGATGCCCGCCAGCGTTTTGCCCACGGCGTACAGACGCTATGGTTCGATCATCCGAATTGCATCGCCTTCAGCCGAAGCGGGACCGAAGAGGATCCCGGCTGCGTGGTCGTGCTATCCAACGGTGACGATGGTGAAAAAACGCTGCCTTTGGGCGAGAACTACGGTAATAAACGCTGGCGGGATTTTCTCGGCAACCGCGAGGAAGTCATTGAAACCGACGATGAAGGAAACGGTGTGTTTACCTGCAACGGTGGCAGCGTAAGCGTCTGGGTTATTGAAGAGGTGCTGTAG